The Candidatus Binatia bacterium genome includes the window TCGTCACGCCGATCGTGCTGAGCCTCGTGCTGCTCTTCGGCATGCTCGGCTGGACCGGAATCCGCCTCGACATGGGCTCGTCGACGATCCTCGCGATGGCCGCGGGCATCGGCGCCGACTACGCGATCTACTTCCTCTACCGCCTGCGCGAGGAGCACTCGCGGGTCGACGACGACGCGGCGGCCCTGCATGCCGCCATGCAGACCTCGGGTCGCGCCGTGGTGTTCGTCGCGTCGAGCATCGCCGCCGGCTTCGCGGTGATGGGCCTCGGCTCGGACTTCTTCGGGCTGCGGCTGTTCGGCACGCTGATGCCGACCGCGATGGTGATCTCGTGCATCGCGTCGCTCGCCGTGATGCCGGTGCTCGTGCTGCGCACGCGTCCCGCGTTCGTCTTCGGACCGCGCTTCACGCGCGCCGAGGCGACGACCGCCGCCGCGACCGGCGCCTGACGCGACGCACCCGGCGCGTCTGACGCATCGCACCTGACGCGACGCACCGCCGAGCGCAAGGGATCGGCGGCGTGCGACGTTCGTTGCTCGGGTGGTGACGCGCAACGTCGTCGCACGGCCGCGCCTCGGCGCGTCCGCTCGCGCATTCGTCGTTGACGAACCGGCCTCCGTTCAGGTTCTCTGGCGGAACCACGACCACGCACCGGTGGCCGGCGAGCGCGCCGGTCGCAGCACGGGCATGCAATGGATGCCTCTCAGGATCTTCCGAACGCCTTCCTCCGGGCCCATCGCCTCGCCGGTCGTCGCGTCGGGAGCGCTCGCGGGCACGGTCGTCCGATCGTCGCGGAGCGCGAGCCCGGCCGGGACGACGGCACGAGCGATCGCACGTCTCACGCAGCGCGGCAGACGCTCTTATGCTTGACACCACCTGCAGAAATGTCGCATGGTGGCTGTAGCTTGTTCCAGCGGCGCCAGCGTCGGCGCGCGATGTCCGCATGAGAGCGCCGATCGGACCTGGCACGGATGGTGCTCGAGCCCCCCGCCGGAGGGTTCGATGCGCTATCTGGTTGCGGGGCTGCTGGGCGTGCCGGGGGCGGTCATCCTGGTGTGGATGGCGATCGAAGGCTGCTGACGTGCGGGAGCGGCGTCGTGGACGACGCGCGTCCCGGCCCTCGTCGACGGCGCTCGCAACCCTGCTCGCGGTCGTAGCCGCGCTGCTCTTCGGCTTCGTCGTCCCCCGCCCGGCGCGCGCGATCGATCGCCTCGAAGCGGACGAGACCATCTCGCAGCTTCTCGTGACCGCGCCGCCCGGCGAAGCGGAGCTCGAGGACACCGCCGAGCGCCGACGCTGGGCGATCCTGCCGCAGATCGGCTTCGGTCCCGACACCGGCGTGCTCGGCGGGCTCAAGTTCACGAACCGCAACCTGCTCGGCTCGGGCGCGACGCTCGACGTCGACGGCATCTACGCGATCGAGGGCCAGCAGGCGCTCGAGATCCAGTTCGGCTCGCCGTTCCTGCTCGAGAACCGGATGCTGCTGCTCGCGCGCACGTACTACGCGTACGATCCGCAGCAGGAGTTCTTCGGCCTCGGCAACAACGACCAGGGCCCCGAGCCGGCGTCGACCAACGGCATCCAGGACATCGGCGGCAGCATCACCGCCGGCTGGCGGCTCTACGAGCGGCTCTCGCTCAACGCGCAGATGACGATCCGCAACGTCGTCATCACGGACGGGCGCCGCAAGGGCGACATCCCGTTCACGCGCGAGCGCTTCCCCGACCTGCCCGGCATCGACGGCGGCACGGTGGTGCCGTTCGGGCTGTCGCTGGTCTGGAACAACCGCGACGACCTCTTGCGTCCGACGCGCGGCTGGCGCGCGATCCTCAAGGTGCTGCACGCGAACCCGTCGCTCGGCAGCGACTTCGAGTACTCGCAGTTCATCGTCGACCTCGGCTACCTGCGCACCTTCTTCGACGGCAACCTGACCTTCGCCGCACGCTTCAACGGCGAGTACATCCAGTCGCCGGACGAGCAGACGCCGTTCTGGGAGCTCACCGAGCTCGGCGGCGACGACACCCTGCGCGGCTTCTTCCCGAACCGCTTCCTCGGCACGTCGCGCGTGCTGGTCAACACCGAGATCCGCTTCCCGATCGTCGACTTCGACTTCTTCGACCTGTGGCGGGTCGAGATCGACGGCGTCCTCTTCGGCGACGGCGGGCGCGTCTTCATCTCCGACGAGGAGCTGCGCGACGAGTTCAGCATCGACGACGACCTGCTCGAGCGCATCATCGACGACTTCCAGTACGACTACGGCGGCGGCTTCCGCATCAAGCTCGCCGACGCGCTGGTCGCGCGCATCGACGTCGGCTTCAGCGACGAGGAGACGGGTCTGGTGTACCTGGAATTCGGCCAGACGTTCTGAACCAGCCGAGCCAGGACCAGCGGCGGCGCACGCGGTGCGGACGCTCGTCGGGCGCCACGCCCATCACGCGGCGCTCGAGCCAGCGTCCGCCGAAGAACAGCGCGACGATCACGAGCGCGAGCAGCAGCACGTTGGTCGCGCCCGGCTGGCGCACCGTGCGCAGCAGCTGCTCCGCGAACACCGCCGCGCCGACGATGCCGGGCAGCATCCCGAGCGCGGTGCCGGCGAGGAAGTCGCGCAGCCGGATCTGCGCCGCGCCGGCGGCGAGGTTCACCACGGCGAACGGCGCGAGCGGCAGCATGCGCACGACGGTCATCACCAGCACGCCGTGACGCGAGAGCCGGCTGCCGATCTTCGACAGCCGATGTCCGAAGAGGCTCCGCACGCGATCACGTCCGAGCGACACGCCGAGCGCGTAGCCCGCGCCGGCGCTCGCGAGCGAGCCGAGCAGCGCGTACAGCGCGCCGAGCGGCGCACCGAAGGCCGCCGTCGTCGCGACGATGAGCAACGTGACCGGCACGAGCAGCACGCCGCCCACGACGAACAGGCCGACCACGATCGGCGGCGCGTACGGGCTGCGCGCGAACGGCGTCAAGCGTCCCACGAGCTCCGCCGGATCGAACCAGTCGCGCAGCGGCGTCCACGCCCAGGTGGCGGCGATCGCCAGCACCACCGCCGCGCCGACGTAGAGCGGCCAGCGTCGCGGCAGCACGGGCTCGAGCGGCGCGACCATCTCCTGCAGCTCGTCGGCCGGGATCGGCCGCTCGCTGTCGAACACCGCCGCCGCGTCGACGAGGCTGTCCATCCACGGCGCGACCTCGTCGTCGATCGGCACCAGCGTGCGCGCGCCGCCGCGCAGCTTCTCGACCGTCGCCCCGAGCGATCCGCTGCGCGCGAGCTCCTCGTCGACGCGACCCGGCGGCACGCCGAGGTGCTCACCGAGCAG containing:
- a CDS encoding BamA/TamA family outer membrane protein encodes the protein MRERRRGRRASRPSSTALATLLAVVAALLFGFVVPRPARAIDRLEADETISQLLVTAPPGEAELEDTAERRRWAILPQIGFGPDTGVLGGLKFTNRNLLGSGATLDVDGIYAIEGQQALEIQFGSPFLLENRMLLLARTYYAYDPQQEFFGLGNNDQGPEPASTNGIQDIGGSITAGWRLYERLSLNAQMTIRNVVITDGRRKGDIPFTRERFPDLPGIDGGTVVPFGLSLVWNNRDDLLRPTRGWRAILKVLHANPSLGSDFEYSQFIVDLGYLRTFFDGNLTFAARFNGEYIQSPDEQTPFWELTELGGDDTLRGFFPNRFLGTSRVLVNTEIRFPIVDFDFFDLWRVEIDGVLFGDGGRVFISDEELRDEFSIDDDLLERIIDDFQYDYGGGFRIKLADALVARIDVGFSDEETGLVYLEFGQTF